In a single window of the Campylobacter magnus genome:
- the ubiE gene encoding bifunctional demethylmenaquinone methyltransferase/2-methoxy-6-polyprenyl-1,4-benzoquinol methylase UbiE encodes MNSQEKIVEMFDKIAPSYDLANRVLSFGIDKSWRKKAVDFVLKKFSNQTISIVDMACGTGDMIALWQGRAGFFGAGIKDIVGVDPSSGMLEVAQKKFSKSGVRFINSLAHESGIEDDFADIISISYGIRNVKERSATLLEFNRILKPGGYLLVLEFTKREKKGFISALRDFYLSKILPKIGGAISKQKEAYEYLPSSIESFLDTDSFKAELKEAGFQVEIAQSFSFGISTMFVAKKVVQL; translated from the coding sequence ATGAACTCACAAGAAAAAATTGTAGAGATGTTTGATAAAATCGCACCTAGCTATGATCTAGCAAACCGAGTGCTAAGCTTTGGGATTGATAAAAGCTGGAGAAAAAAGGCTGTGGATTTCGTGCTAAAAAAGTTTAGTAATCAAACAATCTCTATTGTAGATATGGCTTGTGGCACAGGCGATATGATAGCTTTGTGGCAAGGCAGAGCTGGCTTTTTTGGTGCTGGGATAAAGGATATTGTAGGCGTTGATCCTAGCTCTGGTATGCTTGAAGTTGCGCAAAAAAAGTTTAGCAAAAGCGGTGTGAGATTTATAAACTCCCTAGCGCACGAAAGTGGCATTGAAGATGATTTTGCTGATATTATTAGCATCAGCTATGGAATTCGCAATGTAAAAGAAAGATCTGCTACTTTATTAGAGTTTAACCGCATTTTAAAGCCAGGTGGATATTTGCTAGTGCTTGAGTTCACTAAGCGTGAGAAAAAAGGCTTTATAAGTGCTTTAAGGGACTTTTATCTAAGCAAAATTTTACCAAAAATCGGCGGGGCAATTAGCAAACAAAAAGAAGCTTATGAGTATTTGCCAAGCAGTATTGAAAGCTTTTTAGACACTGATAGTTTTAAAGCTGAGTTAAAAGAGGCTGGCTTTCAAGTTGAAATCGCGCAGAGCTTTTCTTTTGGAATTTCTACTATGTTTGTGGCAAAAAAAGTTGTGCAGTTATAG
- a CDS encoding CYTH domain-containing protein: MQVANLRFLLRDDAIIRVLEEDNLPYKKQRFLLFAVQKNSKLELSKSAKSAVSNALYFLEYSFSLNGLYYIIKSYDFCDTCVLEVRFNDAREIVDFIMPSMLANHCGKNITNDERYSEINLALFGNPNYKSDFNAVIERAKLCGDFALLAPGQLSSFEGAKIALYGVLENTNIAVLDFLSKKNTKSLKNLIFALEKNYHLCLCCGSGFDEQIFSSFNAKFCEYLALANSLGEQNYLCDYMSAQNIESKSLKELKKERNIAEDELVLKLGDFSSVLRDFSVMLSDESDFYSGERGKKALKASMALKLQNAIKDYENAPNTSAKSALKESSKHLYHALCTFGQMYNAKLSAKLEKKLLAILEIYAHCDKCEFLAKSFALPQMEIINKKLLHSAEESLKKIAKKHAKSIKICQEFWQILNFYH; the protein is encoded by the coding sequence ATGCAAGTAGCAAATCTGCGATTTTTATTGCGTGATGATGCGATTATTAGGGTTTTAGAAGAGGATAATTTGCCTTATAAAAAGCAAAGATTTTTGCTTTTTGCTGTGCAAAAAAACTCCAAACTAGAACTTAGCAAAAGCGCAAAATCAGCTGTTAGCAATGCGCTTTATTTTTTAGAATATAGTTTTAGTCTAAATGGGCTTTATTATATAATCAAAAGCTATGATTTTTGCGATACTTGCGTGCTTGAAGTTCGTTTTAATGATGCTAGAGAGATTGTAGATTTTATCATGCCAAGCATGCTAGCAAATCATTGTGGCAAAAATATCACAAACGATGAGCGCTATAGCGAGATAAATCTTGCGCTTTTTGGAAATCCTAATTATAAAAGTGATTTTAATGCAGTGATTGAAAGAGCAAAGCTTTGTGGCGATTTTGCTCTTTTAGCACCTGGGCAGCTTTCTAGCTTTGAGGGCGCAAAAATCGCTCTTTATGGAGTGCTAGAAAATACAAATATCGCAGTTTTGGACTTTTTGAGCAAGAAAAATACAAAAAGTCTAAAAAACCTGATTTTTGCGCTGGAGAAAAACTATCATTTGTGTTTGTGCTGTGGCAGTGGCTTTGATGAGCAGATTTTTTCTAGTTTTAATGCGAAGTTTTGCGAGTATTTGGCACTTGCAAACTCTCTTGGTGAGCAAAACTACCTGTGTGATTATATGAGTGCGCAAAATATAGAATCAAAAAGCCTAAAAGAGCTAAAAAAAGAGCGAAATATAGCCGAAGACGAGCTGGTTTTAAAGCTGGGCGATTTTAGTTCTGTGCTTAGAGATTTTAGCGTTATGCTAAGTGATGAGAGTGATTTTTACAGCGGTGAGCGTGGCAAAAAAGCACTAAAAGCTAGCATGGCATTAAAGCTTCAAAATGCGATAAAAGACTATGAAAACGCTCCAAATACTAGCGCAAAATCAGCTCTAAAAGAAAGCTCTAAGCATCTTTATCACGCACTTTGCACCTTTGGGCAAATGTATAATGCAAAGCTCTCAGCCAAGCTAGAAAAAAAGCTACTTGCTATACTAGAAATCTACGCTCATTGCGATAAATGCGAGTTTTTAGCAAAGTCTTTTGCCCTGCCACAAATGGAGATAATAAATAAAAAATTGCTTCACAGCGCAGAAGAAAGTCTTAAAAAAATAGCTAAAAAACACGCAAAAAGCATTAAAATCTGCCAAGAGTTTTGGCAAATACTAAATTTTTATCACTAA
- a CDS encoding 50S ribosomal protein L25/general stress protein Ctc, with amino-acid sequence MLEGILRESIDSKATKALRKDGYLIANIYAKGMENVHCAFKLNDFIKAVKAKDTLKFSVKVAGKIYEVVVAEYQKHPVTSVLKHVDLRVVLPNEVSKYYIPVVTTGVAKGLKNKGLIVHSKRRLLVKCAGKDLPNAFIVDVTPLDVGDSVLVRDIPVPAGVVMREPESVAVLGCVKAK; translated from the coding sequence ATGCTAGAAGGCATTCTTAGAGAGAGTATTGATAGCAAAGCTACAAAAGCTTTGAGAAAAGATGGTTATCTAATCGCCAACATTTACGCTAAAGGCATGGAAAATGTTCACTGTGCATTTAAGCTAAATGACTTCATCAAAGCTGTAAAAGCTAAAGATACTCTAAAATTTTCAGTAAAAGTAGCTGGCAAAATCTACGAAGTAGTAGTCGCTGAGTATCAAAAGCACCCTGTAACAAGCGTGCTAAAACATGTTGATTTGCGTGTTGTGCTTCCAAATGAAGTTAGCAAATACTATATCCCAGTAGTTACAACTGGCGTGGCAAAAGGTCTTAAAAACAAAGGTCTAATCGTCCACTCAAAACGCCGTCTGCTAGTAAAATGCGCTGGCAAAGACCTACCAAATGCTTTCATTGTGGATGTTACTCCACTTGATGTAGGCGATAGCGTGCTTGTGCGTGATATTCCAGTTCCAGCTGGTGTGGTAATGAGAGAGCCTGAGTCAGTGGCAGTGTTAGGTTGTGTAAAAGCTAAGTAA
- the pth gene encoding aminoacyl-tRNA hydrolase: protein MILFVALGNIGKEYENTRHNAGFMLADLLISSGGFIAQSSTKFKGELYKKGSVLLLKPSTYMNLSGESVLAVANFYHPERIIVAHDDIDLPLGALRFKLGGSSGGHNGIKNIDKLIGSEYERVRIGVGKSQNGSKDTINWVLGAFSSDEKSLLDTVLKTAFDACLAAFSGSDIKELSSKFSLKPPKEQKA, encoded by the coding sequence ATGATTTTATTTGTAGCACTTGGAAATATCGGCAAAGAGTATGAAAACACTCGTCACAATGCTGGCTTTATGCTAGCTGATTTGCTTATTTCTAGCGGTGGTTTTATAGCCCAAAGTAGCACTAAGTTTAAAGGCGAACTATACAAAAAAGGCTCAGTTTTGCTCTTAAAGCCTAGCACTTATATGAATCTAAGCGGCGAGAGCGTGCTAGCTGTGGCAAACTTTTATCACCCAGAGCGCATAATAGTAGCTCACGATGATATTGACTTGCCGCTTGGGGCTTTGCGCTTCAAGCTTGGGGGCAGTAGCGGTGGACATAACGGCATAAAAAACATTGATAAGCTAATTGGCAGCGAGTATGAGCGAGTTCGCATAGGCGTAGGCAAAAGCCAAAATGGTAGTAAAGATACCATAAACTGGGTGCTTGGAGCGTTTAGCAGCGATGAAAAAAGCCTTTTAGATACTGTGCTAAAAACTGCCTTTGATGCTTGCTTGGCTGCTTTTAGCGGTAGTGATATAAAAGAGCTAAGTTCAAAGTTTAGCCTAAAACCACCAAAAGAACAAAAAGCCTAG
- a CDS encoding Na+/H+ antiporter NhaC family protein has translation MDNFGALGLIPPLLAIALAFFTKDAVLSLFVGVLSGTMIVNSGNLGSSLLDVSNLFAKILGDAWNVRIFLFCALLGGFVGLLGHTGAAHSFGVWAAKRLKSGQSSQFMTFIFGLIIFIDDYFSALATGSIMRPISDKTGTPRAKLAYNVHSTATAVCVIVPVSSWVVTIMSISKDAQGFESLGLSPLEFFLGLITYNLYAFGVLLFVLGMIVFKADFGPMKRAHERAKEGKLFDEEKFGLVPNDTEFVENNRANPFDMILPMILLICSVLVFFPLTTMIAAVDGSKITSLTQAYHSMSLSDAFKNTDASVALLHSIIFTFFFTFIYYIFRRLVSAKASMAAVSEGIKSMVPALTILILAWSIGTIIKSAPSEGGLGLGVYLSGLVVNGDFPVFLLASIVFLVSGLISFATGTSWGTFGIMIPLVMPIVTALGASNNMGLEELQNITFICIAAVVGGAIFGDNASPISDSTILSSTGAGCPVLEHIATQMPYAVTIAIAAAISFLFTGIFGSIAVGWVCNIALLLMALFVLPKVWR, from the coding sequence ATGGATAATTTTGGAGCCTTAGGGCTTATTCCGCCGCTGCTTGCTATCGCGCTTGCTTTTTTTACCAAAGACGCTGTTTTATCGCTATTTGTAGGAGTACTCTCAGGCACAATGATAGTAAATAGCGGCAATCTAGGCAGCTCGCTATTAGATGTATCAAACCTTTTTGCAAAGATTTTAGGCGATGCGTGGAATGTGCGGATATTTTTATTTTGCGCCTTGCTTGGCGGTTTTGTGGGGTTACTAGGGCATACTGGGGCTGCGCATTCATTTGGCGTGTGGGCGGCAAAAAGGCTAAAAAGCGGGCAAAGCTCGCAGTTTATGACCTTTATTTTTGGGCTTATTATTTTTATTGATGATTATTTTAGCGCGCTTGCAACCGGCTCAATCATGCGGCCAATTAGCGATAAAACTGGCACCCCACGCGCAAAACTAGCCTACAATGTCCATAGCACCGCAACTGCTGTGTGCGTGATAGTGCCAGTTTCTAGCTGGGTGGTTACCATCATGTCTATCTCAAAAGACGCTCAGGGCTTTGAGAGCTTAGGGCTTTCGCCTTTGGAGTTTTTCTTAGGGCTTATTACTTATAATCTTTATGCTTTTGGAGTGCTGCTTTTTGTGCTTGGTATGATTGTCTTTAAAGCAGATTTTGGGCCGATGAAAAGGGCGCATGAGAGAGCAAAAGAAGGCAAGCTTTTTGATGAGGAAAAATTTGGTCTTGTGCCAAATGATACGGAGTTTGTAGAAAATAATAGGGCAAATCCTTTTGATATGATTTTGCCTATGATTTTGCTGATTTGTTCTGTGCTAGTGTTTTTTCCGCTAACTACGATGATAGCGGCAGTTGACGGGTCTAAAATCACAAGCTTAACGCAGGCTTATCATAGCATGAGTTTAAGCGATGCTTTTAAAAACACAGATGCCTCAGTGGCACTTTTGCACTCTATTATTTTTACTTTTTTCTTTACTTTTATTTACTATATCTTTCGTAGGCTAGTAAGCGCAAAGGCTTCGATGGCAGCTGTCAGCGAGGGCATAAAATCAATGGTGCCAGCCCTTACGATTTTGATATTAGCGTGGAGTATAGGCACTATAATCAAATCAGCGCCTAGCGAGGGCGGACTTGGTCTTGGCGTGTATTTAAGCGGACTTGTGGTAAATGGCGATTTTCCAGTATTTTTGCTAGCTAGCATTGTATTTTTGGTCTCTGGGCTTATTTCTTTTGCTACTGGGACTAGCTGGGGGACTTTTGGTATTATGATTCCGCTTGTGATGCCTATTGTTACAGCACTTGGAGCTTCAAACAACATGGGGCTAGAAGAACTTCAAAACATCACCTTTATCTGCATAGCAGCTGTGGTAGGAGGTGCGATTTTTGGCGATAATGCAAGCCCGATTAGCGATAGCACCATACTTTCGTCCACTGGCGCAGGCTGCCCTGTGCTAGAGCATATCGCTACGCAGATGCCTTATGCAGTTACTATCGCTATTGCAGCGGCGATTAGCTTTTTGTTTACTGGGATTTTTGGCAGTATTGCTGTAGGTTGGGTGTGTAATATAGCTTTGCTTTTAATGGCTTTATTTGTGCTACCAAAAGTGTGGAGATAA
- the glmM gene encoding phosphoglucosamine mutase, whose amino-acid sequence MGKLFGTDGVRGLAGERLSATLAMRLAMAAGIYFRKDSITNNILVGKDTRKSGYMIETAIVAGLTAVGFNVRQIGPMPTPAVAFLTEDMRCDAGIMISASHNPFYDNGIKFFNANGDKLSEAAEDAIEAIYANDELIASAQATNMQIGAAKRIDDVIGRYIVHIKNCFPRHLTLKGLRIVLDTANGAAYKAAPTIFSELGAELIVLGDEPNGQNINENCGALHPNNLALQVKHLRADIGFGFDGDADRLVVVDEKGEVVHGDALIGVLATHLKRQKLLKNDEIVATVMSNAALDEYLKAHKIKLSRSAVGDKNVLEMMKERGLNFGGEQSGHIVFSDFAKTGDGLVSALQVSACLLESGKKASELFGEIKPFPQILVNLPIGKKPPLSEIAGLEKLEGELKKLGIRSLFRYSGTENLLRLLLEGKDETAVKTQMKRVQDFFSSALK is encoded by the coding sequence ATGGGCAAATTATTTGGCACGGACGGCGTGCGTGGACTTGCTGGCGAGAGGCTTAGCGCAACTCTTGCTATGCGTCTAGCGATGGCAGCAGGGATTTATTTTCGCAAAGATAGCATAACAAACAATATCCTAGTAGGCAAAGACACTCGCAAAAGCGGCTATATGATTGAAACTGCTATCGTAGCAGGGCTTACTGCTGTGGGCTTTAATGTTCGCCAAATTGGTCCTATGCCAACGCCAGCTGTGGCGTTTCTTACAGAAGATATGCGCTGCGATGCTGGTATAATGATATCAGCTAGTCATAATCCCTTTTATGATAATGGCATAAAGTTTTTTAACGCAAATGGAGATAAGCTAAGCGAGGCCGCTGAGGATGCTATAGAAGCGATTTATGCTAATGATGAGCTGATAGCTAGCGCACAGGCTACAAACATGCAAATAGGCGCTGCTAAACGCATAGATGATGTAATTGGCCGCTATATCGTCCATATCAAAAACTGCTTTCCCAGACATCTTACGCTAAAAGGTCTTCGCATCGTGCTTGATACAGCAAATGGGGCTGCATATAAGGCTGCGCCAACGATATTTAGCGAACTAGGTGCTGAGCTAATCGTGCTTGGTGATGAGCCAAATGGACAAAATATAAACGAAAATTGTGGTGCACTTCACCCAAATAACTTGGCTCTGCAAGTTAAGCATTTGCGTGCTGATATAGGCTTTGGCTTTGATGGGGATGCTGATAGGCTAGTGGTTGTAGATGAAAAAGGCGAGGTCGTCCACGGAGATGCCTTAATAGGCGTGCTAGCTACGCACCTAAAAAGGCAAAAACTACTAAAAAACGATGAAATAGTAGCAACTGTGATGAGCAATGCTGCCCTTGATGAGTATCTAAAAGCGCATAAAATCAAGCTAAGTCGCTCAGCGGTTGGGGATAAAAATGTGCTTGAGATGATGAAAGAGCGTGGCTTAAACTTTGGAGGTGAGCAAAGTGGACATATAGTATTTAGCGACTTTGCCAAAACTGGCGATGGGCTAGTAAGTGCGCTACAAGTAAGCGCGTGCTTGCTTGAGAGTGGCAAAAAGGCTAGCGAGCTTTTTGGAGAGATTAAGCCTTTTCCTCAAATTCTAGTTAATCTGCCTATTGGCAAAAAGCCGCCTCTTAGCGAAATAGCTGGACTTGAAAAGCTTGAGGGCGAGCTAAAAAAGCTTGGAATTCGCTCACTTTTTCGCTACTCAGGCACTGAGAATTTACTGCGACTTTTACTTGAGGGCAAGGACGAGACAGCTGTAAAAACGCAAATGAAAAGGGTCCAGGACTTTTTTAGCTCTGCGCTAAAATAA
- a CDS encoding MATE family efflux transporter, with product MALNLISSIIVFAIQLLVNFLLAPFILRSLGDEAYGLLTLANSLVSYGYILTMVINSVSGRFIAFEYHAGRVLLASKYYSSVLVINIIFSLLICLSSALFIYKIDAIINVSPELKSDAQIAFGLYFANFCLGLFNGIFSALAFVVNKVYLIAFRSALASLVFAALVFGLYYFLEPMISYSAFAALISSIVVFISSLFIVKKLGLGVRFRLRYTRLRLLKALFKSGAFNSFNSLSYSIINGADLLLCNLLLNPAMVGIMAISKSLIITIESFIAMLSGVFSPKLTELYAKNLKAELIYNLRFALRAQAFICLPPICAFVGLGAEFYALWLPFKSSSEIAFIYALAMIAAAPALFSACMYPLLSLNIIVNSLRRPAMANLIMALCTFCSQFALLSFTNWGLWAMFVCASVCYMARILLFDIANAARNLELPQSTFFIDFARNLAAFIALLAIILALKSLILFSFSWLLLVLFGALFCLFGYLFLFFVLFNKEQRTLFLELIKAKLLKVKKC from the coding sequence ATGGCATTAAACCTAATCTCTAGCATCATCGTCTTTGCTATACAATTACTTGTGAATTTCTTGCTAGCGCCTTTTATACTGCGCTCTTTGGGCGATGAGGCTTATGGACTGCTAACCCTAGCAAACTCGCTTGTAAGCTACGGCTACATTCTAACCATGGTGATAAACTCAGTCTCAGGTCGCTTTATAGCCTTTGAGTACCATGCTGGGCGAGTTTTGCTAGCTAGCAAATACTATTCATCTGTGCTAGTAATAAACATAATATTTAGCCTTTTAATCTGCCTTAGTTCTGCTCTTTTTATCTACAAAATTGATGCTATTATAAATGTAAGCCCAGAGCTAAAAAGCGATGCGCAAATTGCCTTTGGGCTGTATTTTGCTAACTTTTGCTTGGGGCTATTTAATGGCATTTTCTCAGCCCTTGCTTTTGTGGTAAATAAAGTCTATCTCATCGCCTTTCGCTCAGCACTTGCAAGCTTGGTTTTTGCTGCTTTGGTTTTTGGGCTTTATTATTTTTTAGAACCGATGATTAGCTACTCAGCATTTGCAGCACTTATTTCAAGCATAGTGGTTTTTATAAGCTCACTTTTTATAGTAAAAAAGCTTGGGCTTGGAGTGCGTTTTAGACTGCGCTATACAAGGTTAAGGCTGCTTAAAGCACTTTTTAAATCAGGTGCTTTTAATAGCTTTAATAGCCTAAGTTATAGCATAATAAATGGTGCTGATTTGCTGCTTTGTAATTTGCTTTTAAATCCTGCGATGGTGGGCATTATGGCAATTTCAAAGTCACTAATAATCACAATTGAGAGCTTTATAGCTATGCTAAGTGGCGTTTTTTCGCCAAAACTAACAGAGCTTTATGCTAAAAATCTAAAAGCCGAGCTTATTTATAATCTGCGCTTTGCTCTAAGGGCTCAGGCATTTATTTGCTTGCCGCCAATTTGTGCTTTTGTAGGGCTTGGAGCTGAGTTTTATGCTCTGTGGCTGCCTTTTAAAAGCAGCAGCGAGATAGCCTTTATCTACGCACTAGCGATGATTGCTGCTGCGCCTGCTTTATTCTCGGCTTGTATGTATCCGCTGCTAAGTTTAAATATAATAGTAAATAGCCTGCGCCGCCCTGCTATGGCAAATTTAATAATGGCGCTTTGCACCTTTTGTTCTCAGTTTGCGCTTTTAAGCTTTACTAACTGGGGGCTTTGGGCTATGTTTGTTTGCGCTAGTGTTTGCTATATGGCAAGAATTTTGCTTTTTGATATAGCAAATGCTGCTAGGAATTTAGAATTACCACAAAGTACATTTTTTATAGATTTTGCTAGAAATTTAGCGGCTTTTATAGCATTGCTTGCTATAATTTTAGCTCTAAAAAGCCTGATTTTATTTAGCTTTTCTTGGCTACTTTTGGTGCTTTTTGGGGCTTTGTTTTGCCTTTTTGGCTACTTGTTTTTGTTTTTTGTGCTCTTTAATAAAGAGCAAAGAACTTTATTTTTAGAACTAATCAAAGCAAAACTTTTAAAGGTAAAAAAATGCTAA
- a CDS encoding glycosyltransferase family 2 protein, whose product MLISVIIPVYNSAAFLKECVGSVLDQDENLEIILINDGSKDDSGALCDELAKKNANIKVLHKQNGGVSSARNAGLELAKGDYIAFIDSDDSIKKGYFTDLLAKIGSSDALVLSINDYKVPKPFILSGQQALEFMLKDKAHRFGWAPWNKLFKRSIIGDLRFNESEHVTEDFSFISKIFLGDIKVAFDTGGLYNYQDSDISIMRSSYNAKYDSMVLVGDNFLKECKERAPSLVPLAFFALANGTLFLIYKAREAGLYEKVASFSARLRANIFPIIFNKHGSLKFKLVILAHAFCQKILLARYRKQSAKNESQK is encoded by the coding sequence ATGCTAATAAGCGTGATAATTCCAGTTTATAACTCAGCTGCTTTTTTAAAAGAATGCGTAGGCAGCGTGTTGGATCAAGATGAGAATTTAGAAATTATTTTGATAAATGATGGCTCAAAAGATGACTCAGGCGCTCTTTGTGATGAGCTAGCCAAAAAAAATGCTAATATAAAAGTGCTTCACAAGCAAAACGGCGGAGTAAGTTCAGCAAGAAATGCTGGCTTAGAGCTAGCAAAGGGCGATTATATCGCTTTTATTGACAGCGATGATAGTATAAAAAAGGGATATTTTACTGATTTACTAGCAAAAATCGGCTCTAGCGATGCACTTGTGCTTAGCATAAATGATTATAAGGTGCCAAAGCCTTTTATTCTAAGTGGCCAGCAGGCTTTGGAGTTTATGCTAAAAGACAAAGCCCACCGCTTTGGCTGGGCTCCGTGGAATAAGCTATTTAAACGCTCTATTATAGGGGATTTGCGCTTTAATGAAAGTGAGCATGTAACAGAGGATTTTTCTTTTATCTCAAAGATTTTTTTAGGCGATATAAAAGTAGCCTTTGACACTGGTGGGCTGTATAACTACCAAGATAGCGATATTTCAATCATGCGTAGCAGCTATAACGCAAAGTATGATTCTATGGTGCTTGTAGGTGATAATTTCTTAAAAGAATGCAAAGAGCGTGCGCCTAGCCTTGTGCCGCTTGCCTTTTTTGCACTGGCAAATGGCACGCTGTTTTTGATTTACAAAGCAAGAGAGGCCGGGCTTTATGAAAAAGTTGCTAGCTTTAGCGCAAGGCTAAGGGCAAATATTTTTCCTATAATTTTTAATAAGCATGGCTCGCTGAAATTCAAGCTAGTCATCCTTGCCCACGCCTTTTGTCAAAAAATTTTGCTAGCTCGCTACCGCAAACAAAGCGCTAAAAATGAAAGCCAAAAATGA
- a CDS encoding glycosyltransferase, protein MKLLFVITSLENGGAERVCASLANYFSEEHEVEILYFSGEIFYEISSKVKLNKFTRNSRIPRLAAKLLAIRGHAKDADCVISFMDSTNILSIIATAFLGRKLIISEHSAHDFVGLKWRVLRRIFYPFASALTVLSKSDFNYYSFVKNKAIIYNPSIFKPSFGGQKEKLIIFVGRLEYVKGCDIFLRALALLRLDDFKVLVLGSGSQKQSLQNLSAKLGLKNLEFLGSVSDIQNYYKKAKIIVSSSRFEGLGNALIESAFFDCIRVATPTAGALELLENGKNGFISSDFSEQALAKAILKALSADESVLENTRAESEKFSLENIAKEWWELIK, encoded by the coding sequence ATGAAGCTACTTTTTGTCATAACTAGCCTTGAAAATGGCGGTGCTGAGAGAGTTTGTGCTAGCTTGGCAAATTATTTTAGTGAAGAACATGAGGTAGAAATTCTCTATTTTAGTGGAGAGATTTTTTATGAAATAAGCTCTAAGGTAAAGCTTAATAAATTTACTAGGAATTCTAGAATTCCTAGGCTAGCTGCTAAGCTTTTAGCCATTAGAGGGCACGCCAAAGACGCTGATTGCGTGATTTCATTTATGGATAGCACAAATATTTTAAGCATTATTGCCACTGCGTTTTTGGGGCGAAAGCTCATTATCTCAGAGCACTCAGCTCATGATTTTGTGGGGCTTAAATGGAGAGTTTTAAGGCGCATTTTTTATCCTTTTGCTAGTGCTTTAACAGTGCTAAGCAAAAGCGATTTTAACTACTATTCTTTTGTGAAAAATAAAGCTATTATTTACAATCCTAGCATTTTTAAACCTAGCTTTGGCGGACAAAAAGAAAAGCTCATTATCTTTGTAGGCAGATTAGAGTATGTCAAAGGCTGCGATATTTTTTTGCGTGCTTTAGCACTTTTAAGGCTAGATGATTTTAAGGTGTTAGTGCTTGGCTCTGGTTCGCAAAAACAGAGCCTACAAAACCTTAGCGCAAAACTAGGTCTTAAAAATCTAGAATTCCTTGGGAGCGTTAGCGATATACAAAACTACTACAAAAAAGCAAAAATCATCGTATCTAGCTCACGCTTTGAAGGTCTTGGTAATGCTTTAATTGAAAGTGCGTTTTTTGATTGTATTAGAGTGGCTACGCCAACAGCAGGAGCGCTAGAGCTGCTTGAAAATGGCAAAAACGGCTTTATCAGCTCTGATTTTAGCGAACAAGCACTAGCAAAGGCTATTTTAAAAGCCCTAAGCGCAGATGAGAGCGTGCTAGAAAATACTAGGGCCGAGAGTGAGAAATTTAGCCTAGAAAACATAGCTAAAGAGTGGTGGGAGCTAATAAAATGA
- a CDS encoding glycosyltransferase, which yields MKILFIISNLANGGAERVLSTLCDEFSKMGDTCEILYFEQNSGYYEYKATLTHLPLYEKKGILAKFSKFWRINKAIKKSNSKAVISMLDQTNINVLISTFFTPKSVIISEHTDERALKSRFWRAMRRLLYPRAKALVVLNESEKNYYNFCKNAKVIYNPLNADFLSHRIPVNKENIVLCVGRLESVKNYEFYLKSLALISPDLRKNWRFIIAGDGSQKERLLALNNELKIGAEFIGHAKNTKELYAKASILALPSKSESFGNVLAECISFYCARISTPTAGASELITHAKDGIIASELEFAKALEQLMRDESLRASLAKNALRRLADFEPAKIALKYKELILS from the coding sequence ATGAAAATACTTTTTATAATCTCAAATCTAGCAAATGGTGGGGCTGAGCGTGTATTATCCACGCTTTGCGATGAGTTTAGCAAAATGGGCGATACTTGCGAGATTTTGTATTTTGAGCAAAATAGTGGGTATTATGAGTATAAAGCCACTTTAACCCATCTGCCCTTATATGAAAAAAAGGGAATTCTAGCTAAATTTAGCAAGTTTTGGCGCATAAACAAAGCTATCAAAAAAAGTAACTCAAAAGCTGTAATATCAATGCTAGATCAAACAAATATAAATGTGCTAATAAGCACCTTTTTTACCCCAAAAAGCGTGATAATCAGCGAACACACTGATGAGAGAGCCCTAAAATCACGCTTTTGGCGAGCTATGCGCCGCTTGCTGTATCCAAGGGCAAAGGCACTTGTAGTGCTAAATGAGAGCGAGAAAAACTACTATAATTTTTGCAAAAACGCAAAAGTAATTTATAATCCCTTAAATGCTGATTTTCTAAGCCACAGAATTCCAGTAAACAAAGAAAATATCGTCCTTTGCGTGGGCAGACTTGAAAGTGTGAAAAACTACGAGTTTTATCTAAAAAGCCTAGCACTAATAAGCCCTGATTTGCGCAAAAACTGGCGTTTTATCATCGCAGGAGACGGGTCGCAAAAAGAGCGTCTTTTAGCTCTAAATAACGAGCTAAAAATTGGCGCAGAGTTCATAGGACACGCAAAAAATACAAAAGAACTCTACGCCAAAGCTAGCATTTTAGCCCTGCCTAGCAAAAGCGAAAGTTTTGGTAATGTTTTGGCTGAGTGTATTAGTTTTTATTGCGCTAGAATTTCTACTCCAACAGCAGGTGCTAGCGAGCTAATAACCCACGCAAAAGATGGTATAATCGCAAGCGAGCTAGAGTTTGCCAAAGCCTTAGAACAGCTTATGAGAGATGAGAGCTTAAGGGCAAGCCTAGCTAAAAATGCCCTAAGACGCCTAGCAGACTTTGAGCCAGCAAAAATCGCTTTAAAATATAAAGAGCTGATTTTGAGCTAA